The following proteins are co-located in the Desulfoscipio sp. XC116 genome:
- a CDS encoding SH3 domain-containing protein produces MKKYWNWKHKIKKGLIISCLFTAGLLLLPSAVPAATQLTVGGDTVNVRGGPDTNTAIVASVHKGEQFTALDKRGDWYKIKVGNAEGWVAEWLVQAKTVADAPAGYAVAKSGTINVRSGPGTNYAVTGQIGTNTKLPVLALSGDWVKIQMPGGSTGWVAEWLVQTQKSTDQQAPASSQNVSGSNTQPDSRNGAVKVKQATITAAAINVRSGPGTSYDTIAKVNKGAKYNITEVNGQWLKISLPGGKTGWIAAWLATVSEVASAQPAASAQNNSNVNSDTGDNDGSDSNDNSNLQLVINDNVNVRGGPGTQHNIIGQVSRGQRLGVLEQAGDWYKVSLEGGVIGWVAGWLVDVEPAEASPAPGDPPVETEDTDQIDSNNPGMPINLEKIEVRQENNHTLVSIKAAGELNYDMFLLTNPQRLVIDLKNTNIGDLPDNTAVNTEAIEKMRIGLFSTDPPAVRVVFDLRKAVVSVDKLSSDRHQLDLDIYVPELGEFLQGRVICIDPGHGGSDPGAIGPTGLQEKDVTLDISLKLAQLLTENGARVVMTRNDDRFVDLYERTAIAKQEGAEVFLSIHINANVNRDIDGTSTYYRRDTGEFPPGVDQADNRRLAGAIQSELLRTLGRRSLGVLQSNFVVLRTSPVPAALAEIAFVSNPEEEQMLRQETERAKVAEALALALNNYFAPDN; encoded by the coding sequence ATGAAAAAATATTGGAACTGGAAACATAAAATTAAGAAGGGTTTGATTATATCCTGCCTGTTTACAGCAGGACTGCTGCTCTTACCCTCGGCAGTTCCCGCCGCTACGCAGTTGACCGTAGGAGGGGACACCGTTAATGTGCGGGGTGGACCGGATACCAACACCGCTATTGTAGCCAGTGTACATAAAGGAGAACAATTTACCGCCCTTGATAAGCGCGGCGACTGGTATAAAATTAAAGTAGGGAATGCGGAAGGCTGGGTTGCCGAATGGCTGGTGCAGGCTAAAACGGTGGCTGATGCCCCCGCCGGTTACGCCGTGGCCAAGTCGGGTACTATAAATGTGCGCAGCGGTCCCGGGACAAATTATGCGGTGACAGGGCAGATTGGTACGAACACCAAACTACCTGTACTGGCGCTTTCCGGTGATTGGGTAAAGATCCAAATGCCCGGCGGCAGCACCGGCTGGGTTGCCGAATGGCTGGTGCAAACACAGAAGTCCACTGATCAGCAAGCACCGGCGAGCAGCCAAAACGTTAGCGGGAGCAACACTCAGCCGGACAGCCGGAACGGTGCGGTTAAAGTAAAGCAAGCCACTATCACTGCCGCAGCTATCAATGTGCGCTCGGGCCCCGGCACCTCGTACGACACAATTGCTAAGGTTAATAAAGGTGCTAAATATAATATCACCGAAGTTAACGGCCAATGGCTAAAAATAAGCTTGCCCGGGGGCAAAACCGGCTGGATAGCCGCCTGGCTGGCTACCGTCAGCGAAGTTGCATCGGCCCAGCCCGCTGCCTCCGCACAAAATAACAGCAATGTAAACAGCGATACCGGTGATAATGACGGCTCCGACAGCAACGACAACAGCAACTTACAGCTCGTGATTAATGATAATGTCAATGTACGGGGCGGACCGGGCACGCAGCACAACATAATTGGCCAGGTAAGCCGGGGTCAGCGGTTAGGGGTGCTGGAGCAGGCCGGTGACTGGTATAAGGTTAGCCTTGAAGGAGGCGTAATTGGTTGGGTAGCCGGTTGGCTGGTTGATGTGGAACCAGCCGAGGCCTCCCCGGCTCCGGGGGACCCGCCCGTGGAAACAGAGGACACCGATCAGATCGATTCGAATAACCCGGGAATGCCTATTAACCTGGAAAAAATTGAAGTCCGCCAGGAAAACAACCATACCCTGGTTTCCATTAAAGCCGCCGGAGAACTAAACTATGACATGTTTTTGCTTACCAATCCTCAGCGGCTGGTCATTGACCTTAAGAACACAAATATTGGTGATTTACCTGATAACACAGCGGTAAATACCGAGGCAATAGAAAAAATGCGCATCGGCTTATTCAGCACCGACCCACCGGCAGTGCGGGTGGTTTTTGACCTCCGAAAAGCGGTAGTTAGCGTGGACAAGCTATCCAGCGACCGACACCAGCTGGATTTGGATATTTATGTTCCCGAACTGGGCGAATTTTTGCAAGGGCGCGTCATTTGCATTGACCCCGGACACGGCGGCAGTGATCCGGGTGCCATCGGACCTACCGGACTGCAGGAAAAGGATGTGACCCTGGATATTTCCCTTAAGCTGGCACAATTGCTCACGGAAAACGGCGCTCGGGTAGTGATGACCAGAAACGACGACAGGTTTGTCGATTTATACGAACGCACGGCTATTGCCAAGCAAGAAGGTGCCGAGGTATTTTTAAGCATCCATATCAATGCCAATGTAAATCGGGATATAGATGGCACCAGCACTTATTACCGCCGGGATACCGGGGAGTTTCCCCCGGGGGTGGACCAAGCGGATAACCGACGTTTAGCCGGGGCCATCCAATCGGAGTTGCTCCGGACACTGGGCAGGCGCAGCTTGGGTGTGCTGCAGTCAAACTTTGTAGTATTGCGTACTTCCCCCGTGCCTGCGGCACTGGCAGAGATAGCCTTTGTTTCTAACCCGGAGGAGGAACAAATGCTGCGCCAGGAAACAGAGCGTGCAAAAGTAGCTGAAGCGCTGGCCCTGGCCCTGAATAATTATTTTGCACCCGACAATTAA
- a CDS encoding Gfo/Idh/MocA family oxidoreductase: MDKLKVGIIGTGLAFARLHYPAYQELADKYEIVALCDSEPDKTRPWAERLGLGGNNVYTDYRPMLWRGDINVFDIMVPIEHNFRVTEDVARAIAHQPGRAIICEKPLAAGYEQARTHAELPRRYGVPIMIAENYRYSEEINIIRDLVGQKRIGDTVYFIHNRVTCFPENMQKNKFAREEWRQHPVFAGGVIMDTGVHDVAALRHIFGAIDKLQSFGVPQSDDFAPYAVINVNMRFKNGVTGQFSFYCAGKEMQRPLTGLRIFGTAGMIYLEERDCGTINLAYNDGRAEQIQYRPQRGYYNELLNLYNAMTGRETISVTPEMEYGDAKTILDMLRSVKEGSTIAVDSEANYIPAYRSVHQPQFEFHQLNWH; encoded by the coding sequence ATGGATAAATTAAAAGTGGGGATTATCGGTACCGGTCTGGCTTTTGCGCGGCTGCATTATCCCGCTTACCAGGAACTGGCCGATAAATATGAAATCGTGGCTCTTTGCGATTCCGAGCCTGATAAAACCCGCCCCTGGGCTGAGCGGTTGGGCTTGGGCGGAAATAATGTCTACACTGATTACCGTCCTATGCTCTGGCGGGGCGACATTAACGTGTTTGACATTATGGTACCTATTGAACATAATTTTCGTGTTACTGAGGACGTGGCACGGGCAATAGCACACCAGCCAGGTCGGGCCATTATTTGCGAGAAACCGCTGGCTGCCGGTTACGAACAGGCCCGGACCCACGCCGAGCTGCCCCGCCGCTATGGTGTGCCGATTATGATTGCGGAAAATTACCGGTATAGTGAGGAAATCAATATTATAAGGGATCTGGTCGGGCAGAAGAGAATAGGCGATACCGTTTATTTTATACACAACCGGGTGACTTGTTTTCCTGAGAATATGCAGAAAAATAAATTTGCCCGTGAGGAATGGCGTCAGCATCCGGTGTTCGCGGGAGGCGTGATCATGGATACCGGGGTACACGATGTTGCCGCCCTGCGTCATATATTCGGCGCCATTGATAAGCTGCAGTCTTTCGGGGTTCCTCAGTCTGATGACTTTGCTCCCTATGCCGTGATCAACGTGAATATGCGCTTTAAAAACGGTGTAACCGGCCAGTTCAGCTTTTACTGTGCAGGCAAGGAAATGCAGCGCCCGCTTACCGGACTGCGCATATTTGGCACTGCCGGAATGATTTATCTTGAGGAAAGAGATTGCGGTACTATAAATTTAGCGTATAATGACGGCCGGGCGGAACAAATCCAATACCGCCCGCAGCGTGGCTATTATAATGAGCTGTTAAACCTTTATAATGCAATGACGGGTCGGGAAACTATCTCTGTTACCCCGGAAATGGAGTACGGAGACGCCAAGACAATTTTAGATATGCTGCGCTCAGTTAAAGAAGGCAGCACTATTGCGGTAGACAGTGAAGCAAACTACATCCCCGCCTACCGCTCGGTCCATCAGCCACAGTTTGAGTTTCATCAATTAAACTGGCATTAG
- a CDS encoding GerMN domain-containing protein — MKAVIKFFVYMGLIMLVMYSSGCAGNAANLYNNHASQDDTAKLTQPKDDDGSQTTVVGNKAEQSDNHNVTTNKAGPATMAAPNTTRAATDTIVLYFADADGYLQAERRSINKTAGIARQTMRELCLGPSNRALSATIPEGTRLLDINIQDGLCTVNFNQELVSNHSGGSGAENVTVYSIVNTLTQFSSVEQVQILVAGRVVESIAGHLDVSVPLTRDGELIKAGAKSQAN; from the coding sequence ATGAAAGCGGTCATCAAGTTTTTTGTCTACATGGGACTGATAATGCTGGTCATGTATTCCTCCGGATGCGCCGGCAACGCGGCAAATTTATACAATAATCATGCAAGTCAAGATGATACTGCAAAGCTAACGCAACCAAAGGATGATGACGGCAGTCAGACAACGGTTGTCGGTAATAAAGCGGAACAGTCCGACAATCACAATGTTACGACGAATAAAGCCGGGCCCGCAACAATGGCTGCACCAAATACAACGCGGGCGGCAACTGACACAATAGTACTTTATTTTGCTGATGCAGACGGTTATTTACAAGCGGAGCGGCGGTCTATAAACAAGACTGCCGGCATTGCCCGTCAGACCATGCGGGAATTATGCCTTGGCCCAAGTAACCGGGCGTTGTCAGCCACTATCCCCGAAGGCACCCGTTTGCTGGATATTAACATCCAAGATGGCCTGTGTACCGTAAATTTCAATCAGGAGCTCGTTTCCAACCATAGTGGCGGGTCAGGAGCGGAAAACGTTACGGTTTATTCAATAGTGAATACATTAACCCAGTTCAGCAGCGTCGAGCAAGTACAAATACTGGTAGCCGGACGGGTTGTTGAATCCATTGCCGGACACCTGGATGTAAGTGTGCCGCTGACCCGCGACGGTGAACTAATTAAGGCCGGTGCTAAATCGCAGGCAAATTAG
- a CDS encoding peptidoglycan-binding protein, protein MAKKFKTICAAMFFIIRVFTAIIVMTIVWGTGSVCAAQDTIPGCPYYDPSLEVKRDLTAGEPAMAGKDVVQLQERLKELNFYREPVDGIYGPSTIKSVKEFQKSRGLDLDGVVDEFFWQELDEVQFAWGTQNKIPPPAGAVSIVVDTYRRKLTVFSDGEPYKQYPVAVGKYETPSPIGTFKVLRKGAHWGTGFGTRWIGLTVPWGVYGIHGTNKPHAIGSYASHGCIRMNNHNVEEIYPWVKPGTPVTIIGNQFSYQPSQYRTMRRDERGGDVMEVQIRLQRLGFYSGPIDGIWGGGMEKAVMQFRQSRGLTPDNSVNSEVYHLLGLE, encoded by the coding sequence ATGGCCAAGAAATTCAAGACTATCTGTGCCGCCATGTTTTTTATAATACGCGTATTCACTGCAATAATAGTAATGACGATAGTTTGGGGCACCGGTTCGGTCTGCGCGGCACAAGATACTATACCCGGCTGTCCGTATTACGATCCGTCATTGGAAGTAAAACGCGATTTAACAGCCGGCGAACCGGCTATGGCGGGCAAGGATGTAGTACAATTGCAGGAACGGCTTAAGGAATTAAACTTTTACCGGGAACCTGTCGATGGTATATACGGACCGTCTACAATAAAATCTGTAAAAGAGTTTCAAAAATCTCGAGGCCTTGATTTAGACGGTGTGGTGGACGAATTTTTCTGGCAGGAACTTGATGAGGTTCAATTTGCTTGGGGAACGCAAAATAAAATACCGCCGCCTGCAGGTGCGGTGAGTATAGTTGTAGATACCTACCGGCGCAAGTTAACAGTGTTTTCAGATGGTGAACCATATAAGCAATACCCGGTGGCGGTTGGCAAATATGAAACTCCCTCGCCCATAGGTACCTTTAAAGTGTTGCGTAAGGGGGCCCACTGGGGTACCGGTTTCGGTACCCGCTGGATCGGTCTTACGGTGCCCTGGGGCGTCTATGGCATTCATGGCACCAACAAGCCCCATGCTATCGGCAGTTATGCCAGCCACGGCTGTATCCGTATGAACAACCATAATGTTGAGGAGATCTACCCCTGGGTCAAACCCGGCACTCCGGTAACTATTATTGGCAACCAGTTTAGCTATCAGCCAAGCCAATACCGAACTATGCGGCGGGATGAACGGGGCGGCGATGTTATGGAAGTACAAATACGTCTGCAACGGCTGGGTTTCTATAGCGGTCCTATTGATGGTATCTGGGGCGGCGGCATGGAAAAGGCCGTGATGCAATTTCGCCAAAGCCGGGGATTGACCCCGGATAACTCGGTGAACTCGGAAGTATACCACCTGCTCGGTTTAGAGTAG
- a CDS encoding APC family permease: MQLKKVLTLRTIVATSAGLTLSSSTFVAAVQVAGFLAGDAAWLAILTGGLLCMTAALCFSELNGMTPSAAGIRLYFSRAFNDRLALIVSMLYMLVIMGVIGAESYVLSQVLNEIWPSVPALIWILIMFSTVTVLNVVGVKIAGGFQDVVTYGLMLSLVALAFIALVKVDFQITAPFVTGGAVGLINAIAVGVFLFVGFEWVTPLAEEVTHHRLISRGMLLSIGVLSIIYALFTVAMTAAAPREALTGSPIPQLIFARSILGNTGATWMAVVTLAASITTFNAGLISISRFIYASAREHVLPPVFSKVSMRFFTPWVAILTIFVIGLVISTAVLLTHRYLVLVNMAAAMESIIYAMVGLAVIVLRQKMPDIPRPHRIPGGYIIPGICAVVFTGLALAVFVSFPMVLLYIGLGLLLCTWYVRIVVPELKRRHQSQNKAKRQRRRPVSQANKTGD; the protein is encoded by the coding sequence TTGCAGCTGAAAAAAGTACTCACCCTGCGTACCATAGTGGCCACCAGCGCCGGTCTAACATTATCCAGTTCAACTTTTGTGGCGGCGGTGCAGGTGGCCGGATTTTTGGCGGGCGATGCCGCCTGGCTGGCTATTCTCACCGGTGGGCTGCTGTGTATGACAGCGGCCCTTTGTTTTAGTGAATTAAACGGTATGACCCCTTCAGCAGCCGGTATCCGCCTGTATTTCAGCCGGGCTTTTAACGACCGGCTGGCCCTCATTGTGTCCATGCTGTATATGCTGGTTATCATGGGGGTGATTGGGGCGGAAAGCTATGTGCTATCCCAGGTATTGAACGAAATCTGGCCTTCCGTACCGGCACTAATTTGGATTCTAATCATGTTCTCCACCGTTACGGTATTGAATGTTGTAGGCGTTAAAATAGCCGGCGGCTTTCAGGATGTGGTTACCTACGGTCTCATGCTATCTCTGGTGGCTTTGGCTTTTATCGCCTTGGTTAAAGTAGACTTTCAGATTACCGCCCCTTTTGTTACGGGCGGTGCGGTTGGGTTAATTAACGCGATAGCGGTAGGGGTCTTTCTGTTTGTCGGATTCGAGTGGGTGACCCCGCTGGCTGAAGAGGTGACCCACCACCGGTTGATATCCCGGGGCATGCTGTTGTCTATTGGTGTTTTAAGCATTATTTACGCCCTTTTTACTGTAGCTATGACCGCAGCGGCACCTCGTGAAGCACTGACCGGCTCGCCCATACCCCAGCTAATTTTCGCCCGAAGCATATTGGGCAATACGGGGGCGACCTGGATGGCGGTTGTCACCCTGGCGGCTTCCATTACTACTTTTAACGCGGGTCTTATCAGCATATCCCGCTTTATTTACGCTTCAGCCCGGGAACATGTGCTGCCGCCGGTATTCAGCAAAGTGAGCATGCGCTTTTTTACACCGTGGGTTGCAATACTGACTATATTTGTCATAGGCCTTGTTATTTCCACAGCGGTACTTTTGACGCACCGGTACCTCGTGCTGGTAAATATGGCCGCGGCAATGGAAAGTATTATATATGCCATGGTGGGGTTGGCGGTAATTGTGCTGCGTCAAAAGATGCCCGACATTCCCCGCCCCCACCGCATACCGGGCGGTTATATTATACCGGGTATCTGCGCGGTGGTGTTCACCGGCCTGGCATTGGCTGTATTCGTCAGCTTCCCTATGGTGCTGTTGTATATCGGCCTGGGCCTGCTGCTCTGTACCTGGTATGTAAGGATAGTGGTACCCGAGCTGAAGCGCCGGCACCAGTCTCAAAATAAGGCTAAAAGGCAGCGCAGGCGACCGGTAAGCCAGGCAAACAAAACCGGAGATTAA
- a CDS encoding SCP2 sterol-binding domain-containing protein, which produces MATHDEISASLQAFYEGYQNNKKLKIMNRDWNRVIVIKANDVESQHTLTLQNGELSVAQGTPEQNADLVVTSDSETLADLFYGDITPTEPYMNGTLLIQGTEDDIVRLDFISLMIWGE; this is translated from the coding sequence ATGGCTACACATGACGAAATAAGCGCCAGCTTACAGGCATTTTACGAAGGTTATCAGAACAATAAAAAACTTAAAATAATGAACCGGGACTGGAACCGGGTCATTGTAATTAAAGCCAACGACGTGGAGTCCCAGCATACTCTGACTTTACAAAACGGTGAACTGTCAGTGGCTCAGGGCACACCGGAACAAAATGCGGATTTGGTGGTCACATCGGACAGCGAAACACTGGCGGATTTATTTTATGGCGATATCACCCCCACCGAGCCTTACATGAACGGCACCCTGCTGATTCAGGGCACCGAGGATGATATTGTACGCCTGGACTTTATTTCACTGATGATCTGGGGTGAGTGA
- a CDS encoding quinate 5-dehydrogenase yields the protein MKRVVSVSLGSSRRDHQVQVELLGEQFEISRLGMDGDFDLALAKLQQLDGQVDAIGLGGIDVYVYAGNKRYAFKDGLKLMEAVKTTPVVDGSGLKNTLERETVTYLLQNTDYIKEGTRVLMVSAVDRFGMAEAFAKAQCDVTYGDLIFAAGIPYPIKSLQELEEMAAKLLPEMSKLPFNMLYPTGKKQESRDEDKTKKFDQYYRDAEIIAGDFHFIKRYLPDKLDGQIIITNTTTAADIDFLRQCGASRLVTTTPVFEGRSFGTNVIEGVLVALLGKPWANITPDEYLEIIEKLDFKPRIIEMVN from the coding sequence TTGAAACGCGTGGTCAGTGTCAGCCTGGGGTCGTCCAGGCGGGATCACCAAGTGCAGGTGGAACTGTTGGGCGAACAATTTGAGATCAGCCGCCTGGGTATGGACGGCGATTTTGACCTAGCCCTGGCCAAACTGCAGCAGTTGGACGGGCAGGTGGACGCCATCGGCCTGGGCGGTATTGATGTATATGTATACGCAGGTAATAAAAGATACGCCTTTAAAGACGGGCTGAAATTGATGGAAGCAGTAAAAACCACTCCAGTGGTAGACGGCAGCGGTTTGAAAAACACTTTGGAACGGGAAACGGTTACCTACTTGCTGCAGAATACCGATTACATTAAAGAAGGCACCCGGGTGCTTATGGTCAGCGCGGTGGACCGGTTTGGCATGGCCGAAGCTTTTGCAAAAGCCCAATGCGACGTTACCTATGGCGATTTAATTTTTGCCGCCGGTATACCTTATCCTATTAAATCTTTGCAAGAACTGGAGGAAATGGCTGCCAAGCTGCTGCCGGAAATGTCCAAGCTTCCTTTTAATATGCTCTACCCCACTGGCAAGAAACAGGAATCCCGGGACGAGGACAAAACAAAAAAATTTGATCAGTACTACAGAGATGCCGAGATTATTGCCGGTGATTTCCACTTTATCAAACGCTATTTGCCGGACAAGCTGGATGGTCAAATAATTATTACCAATACCACCACCGCCGCAGACATAGACTTTTTGCGGCAATGCGGTGCCAGTCGACTGGTAACCACCACCCCGGTATTTGAAGGACGCTCTTTTGGCACCAATGTAATCGAGGGCGTACTGGTTGCTCTATTAGGTAAACCCTGGGCGAATATCACCCCCGATGAATATCTGGAGATTATTGAGAAGCTGGATTTTAAACCACGTATTATTGAAATGGTGAATTAA
- a CDS encoding GNAT family N-acetyltransferase, which yields MSNLLTSKTVKTELGLLVYEGPVDGALLANCVIHTELSNFRQPELQKAALNIIADLPEGMVFIARNAQTIVGYVTFHYPDEYSRWFKHPAVLELGGIEVANKYRQNRLGSELLDIAFNSRLMEKNIVITTEYFRHWDTKGNQMNIWEYRKMLDRLFGKVGFMSKPTDDPDILEHPVNVLMARCGSEVNYDELMLFEEMAFKKSMFW from the coding sequence TTGTCTAATTTGCTTACATCAAAAACTGTTAAAACGGAATTAGGCCTATTGGTATATGAAGGGCCGGTCGATGGAGCATTATTAGCTAATTGTGTCATACATACAGAATTAAGCAATTTTCGACAACCGGAACTGCAAAAGGCTGCGCTGAACATAATTGCAGATTTACCCGAGGGTATGGTATTTATTGCTCGCAACGCTCAAACAATTGTTGGCTATGTAACTTTCCACTATCCGGATGAGTACAGCAGATGGTTTAAACACCCTGCTGTACTGGAACTAGGCGGTATTGAGGTAGCCAATAAATATCGGCAGAACCGGTTAGGCTCTGAATTATTGGATATAGCTTTCAACAGCAGACTGATGGAAAAAAATATTGTGATTACCACCGAGTATTTTCGGCACTGGGATACAAAAGGCAACCAAATGAACATTTGGGAATACAGGAAGATGTTAGACCGGCTATTCGGCAAGGTAGGATTTATGTCCAAGCCCACGGACGACCCGGATATTCTTGAACACCCGGTCAATGTATTAATGGCCCGCTGCGGCTCGGAAGTCAACTATGACGAATTAATGCTTTTTGAGGAAATGGCCTTTAAAAAGTCAATGTTTTGGTAA
- a CDS encoding spore coat associated protein CotJA, which translates to MSNKDDRKPDQIKSQAKHKETDAATSIGTEPVHGQAGPVDPHQPLHPVDPMYTPFDPAQSDGLPPYPDQANFGPGYQTGHPAYPGYSDQAGCPEPGCPEYPGPPGVCPGTELARAYIPIQRLGKVNTPARALETGTLFPELYRPCPC; encoded by the coding sequence TTGAGTAATAAAGATGATAGAAAACCGGATCAAATTAAGTCACAAGCTAAACACAAAGAAACCGATGCCGCGACATCAATCGGTACGGAGCCGGTTCATGGTCAGGCGGGCCCGGTGGATCCGCATCAACCTCTTCACCCCGTTGACCCGATGTATACACCATTTGACCCGGCACAGTCTGACGGCTTGCCGCCGTATCCGGACCAAGCAAATTTCGGCCCCGGATATCAGACAGGTCACCCTGCTTACCCCGGTTACTCCGATCAAGCTGGTTGCCCGGAGCCCGGTTGCCCCGAGTACCCCGGTCCACCAGGCGTTTGCCCGGGTACGGAACTGGCCAGGGCTTACATTCCCATACAAAGATTGGGAAAAGTAAACACCCCTGCCCGGGCATTGGAAACAGGCACACTGTTTCCCGAATTATATAGACCTTGCCCGTGCTAA
- a CDS encoding spore coat protein CotJB — MNHRNQVQMLLQIQRLSFAATELNLFLDTHPNDQRALSMFNQVHKDLWQAVRNYEKIYGPLLNYGYSPAMQNCWKWIDSPWPWEIRY; from the coding sequence GTGAATCATCGTAATCAGGTACAAATGTTATTACAAATACAACGATTGTCATTTGCAGCCACGGAGCTTAACTTGTTTTTGGATACTCATCCCAATGATCAGCGGGCGCTGAGCATGTTTAACCAGGTACACAAAGATTTATGGCAAGCTGTGCGCAACTATGAAAAAATTTACGGCCCGCTGCTCAATTACGGCTATTCTCCGGCTATGCAGAATTGTTGGAAGTGGATCGATAGCCCGTGGCCTTGGGAAATTAGGTATTGA
- a CDS encoding manganese catalase family protein, with protein MWVYEKKLQVPVRVSAPNPRLAKYIITQYGGPEGELSAALRYLNMRYTMPTGMAKGVLTDIGTEELAHMEIVATLVYKLIEGASIEAIKAADLGAHYADHDRALYWENAAGVPWVAAYVSATGDPVADLHENLAAEQKARAVYENLIHLTDDPQVKDVLCFLREREIVHFQRFGETLMHVEEYMCKKKVF; from the coding sequence ATGTGGGTATACGAAAAGAAGCTGCAAGTGCCCGTTCGGGTGAGTGCTCCTAACCCCCGGCTGGCTAAATATATCATTACTCAATACGGCGGGCCGGAGGGAGAACTTTCAGCCGCCCTGCGCTACTTGAATATGCGCTACACCATGCCCACCGGTATGGCCAAGGGGGTACTTACCGATATTGGTACCGAGGAGCTGGCGCATATGGAGATAGTGGCCACCCTGGTGTATAAGCTAATCGAGGGTGCCTCCATCGAAGCCATTAAAGCTGCCGACCTGGGTGCGCACTATGCGGATCACGATCGCGCCCTGTACTGGGAAAATGCCGCCGGAGTACCCTGGGTGGCCGCGTATGTTTCAGCTACCGGTGACCCGGTGGCCGACTTGCACGAAAATCTGGCCGCTGAACAAAAGGCCCGGGCTGTGTATGAAAACTTAATTCATTTAACTGATGACCCGCAGGTAAAAGACGTTTTGTGCTTTTTGCGGGAGCGGGAAATAGTACACTTCCAACGCTTTGGTGAAACACTGATGCATGTGGAAGAGTATATGTGTAAGAAGAAGGTGTTTTGA
- a CDS encoding ferritin family protein, whose protein sequence is MPDFGNSFAGLAAGRILNHEELVRAIRFMVAAEYEAVQLYMQLAESTNNELARKVLKDIADEERVHAGEFLRLLYELAPDEAKLYEEGAGEVEELIKNMKKID, encoded by the coding sequence ATGCCCGACTTTGGAAACTCATTTGCTGGCCTGGCAGCGGGGCGTATATTAAATCATGAAGAACTTGTCCGGGCTATCAGGTTTATGGTAGCCGCTGAGTATGAAGCCGTCCAGTTATACATGCAGCTGGCCGAATCTACAAATAATGAGCTGGCCCGGAAAGTTTTGAAGGATATAGCTGATGAGGAACGGGTGCACGCCGGTGAGTTTTTAAGACTCCTTTATGAATTAGCACCCGATGAGGCGAAATTATATGAAGAAGGGGCCGGTGAGGTGGAAGAGCTAATTAAGAATATGAAAAAGATTGATTAA